A genome region from Arachis duranensis cultivar V14167 chromosome 6, aradu.V14167.gnm2.J7QH, whole genome shotgun sequence includes the following:
- the LOC107494350 gene encoding uncharacterized protein LOC107494350: MEGHVYISTFYNNRKRLTENERVESTRKFTDQALAELIASPAFSAWFIANADRIRVDPHEPAKNVNKLRALKELSSMAMAYWRRVINLSMSKTNTLIGIITDHAIWSGG, translated from the exons ATGGAAG GGCACGTTTATATCTCAACCTTTTACAACAACAGAAAGAGGTTAACAGAGAATGAGCGGGTTGAGTCAACCCGAAAATTCACTGATCAAGCTTTAGCAGAGTTGATAGCATCTCCAGCTTTCAGTGCCTGGTTTATTGCGAATGCGGACCGGATACGAGTTGATCCACATGAACCAGCCAAGAATGTCAACAAGTTAAGAGCATTAAAGGAGCTTTCTTCTATGGCCATGGCCTATTGGAGGAGAGTCATAAATCTAAGTATGAGCAAAACAAATACTTTGATTGGAATAATTACAGATCATGCGATTTGGTCTGGAGGGTAA
- the LOC107494347 gene encoding uncharacterized protein LOC107494347 isoform X1, which translates to MRWFFFSAAVAAVAILLLFLICPSFVARDHQNPPPLPGVSIERPVLPVTPSPLSGHSATYDGGVQNTLRCARVPVYGISRLNLLSYASSFHISVAHSAAISEKLHSQTHVCLHRDISLGLCECQKDEWESVQKGIWSAVMSPYETRYVDVRINGQIPDSVTIALEEDLQDWSLTSLLLGLALLFAPIITSRVPFCHSSSLVTVIFPVIVIQLFEVAIFVILSIILAGAALVYSVVSRFVFSEQDGTKAAGVARFVILKWEMRIIGSTFIFQSTIDPPLAKGTLASFAVVYIVVKCLSVW; encoded by the exons ATGAGGTGGTTCTTCTTCTCCGCCGCGGTCGCCGCCGTCGCTATCTTACTTCTCTTCCTCATCTGCCCCTCTTTCGTCGCCCGGGATCATCAGAATCCTCCTCCACTCCCAG GAGTTAGCATTGAAAGGCCGGTGTTACCGGTCACCCCTAGCCCCCTTTCTGGTCATTCAGCTACTTATGATGGTGGTGTTCAAAACACTTTAAGATGTGCGCGTGTTCCCGTCTATGGCATCTCAAGATTGAATCTTCTGAGCTATGCTAGTTCGTTCCATATTTCTGTGGCTCACTCGGCTGCAATCTCAGAGAAGTTACATAGCCAAACTCATGTTTGTCTACATAG GGACATTTCACTTGGATTGTGTGAGTGCCAAAAGGATGAATGGGAGAGTGTGCAGAAGGGGATCTGGAGTGCTGTTATGTCACCCTACGAAACCAGATATGTTGATGTCAGGATCAATGGTCAAATACCAGATTCTGTTACAATTGCTCTTGAAGAAG ATCTTCAGGATTGGTCTCTTACTAGTCTTCTACTTGGATTGGCATTGCTGTTCGCTCCAATTATTACCAGTCGGGTTCCATTTTGCCACAGCAGTTCATTGGTTACAGTGATCTTTCCTGTCATTGTAATTCAACTATTTGAG GTTGCTATTTTTGTAATCCTGAGCATCATCTTGGCTGGAGCTGCTTTAGTTTACTCAGTTGTTAGTAGGTTTGTTTTTTCAGAACAAGATGGTACTAAGGCTGCTGGGGTTGCTCGGTTTGTGATACTGAAGTGGGAAATGCGCATCATAGGATCCACCTTTATTTTTCAG AGTACTATTGATCCTCCTTTAGCAAAAGGAACCTTGGCCTCTTTTGCAGTTGTTTATATTGTTGTTAAGTGTCTTAGTGTATGGTAA